In the Actinomycetota bacterium genome, one interval contains:
- the ugpC gene encoding sn-glycerol-3-phosphate ABC transporter ATP-binding protein UgpC, translated as MVLDGVTKRYASGPAAVNSLDLTIKDGEFMVFVGPSGCGKSTALRMIAGLEAITDGEIRIGEKVVNDMPPKDRDIAMVFQNYALYPHMTVRDNMAFGLKLAKVERGEMDKRVQQAARILGLEEFLDRKPKALSGGQRQRVAMGRAIVREPQAFLMDEPLSNLDAKLRVQMRAEIARIQADLDVTTIYVTHDQVEAMTMGDRVAVLRKGELQQVGSPQELFGRPVNLFVAGFIGSPAMNFVASKLERSDGGASVSVGGQRLEIAKETLMRRPELERFFDQEVIVGLRPQDFEEASFAPAGSKSRLRATVDLVEALGTQTLVHFGVDAPRVQTEEIKELAVDTGAVEAGRFEGDGATGRAEFVAEVDPKADVARGKEVELAVDTAQLHFFDPATGSGIYGS; from the coding sequence ATCGTTCTCGATGGTGTGACGAAGCGGTACGCGTCCGGGCCTGCCGCGGTCAACTCGCTGGACCTCACGATCAAAGACGGCGAGTTCATGGTTTTTGTCGGGCCGTCCGGTTGCGGGAAATCGACCGCGTTGCGGATGATCGCCGGCCTCGAGGCGATCACCGACGGCGAGATCCGTATCGGCGAGAAAGTCGTCAACGACATGCCGCCGAAGGATCGCGATATCGCGATGGTGTTCCAGAACTACGCCCTCTACCCGCACATGACCGTGCGTGACAACATGGCCTTCGGCCTGAAGTTGGCCAAGGTCGAGCGTGGCGAGATGGACAAGCGGGTGCAACAAGCGGCGCGCATCCTCGGGCTCGAGGAGTTCCTCGACCGAAAGCCCAAGGCTCTGTCGGGTGGTCAGCGACAGCGGGTAGCGATGGGGCGCGCGATCGTGCGGGAGCCGCAAGCGTTCTTGATGGACGAGCCGCTGTCGAACCTCGACGCGAAGCTTCGCGTGCAGATGCGCGCTGAGATCGCACGGATCCAGGCTGATCTCGATGTCACGACTATCTACGTCACGCACGATCAGGTGGAGGCGATGACGATGGGTGATCGTGTCGCCGTGTTGCGCAAGGGGGAGCTCCAGCAGGTGGGGTCGCCGCAAGAGCTGTTCGGACGGCCCGTGAACCTCTTCGTGGCCGGGTTCATCGGGAGCCCCGCGATGAACTTCGTCGCGAGCAAGCTCGAACGCTCAGATGGAGGCGCTTCCGTCTCGGTCGGCGGCCAGCGGCTGGAGATCGCTAAAGAGACGCTGATGCGGCGGCCGGAGTTGGAGCGCTTCTTCGACCAAGAGGTGATCGTGGGGCTGCGCCCGCAGGACTTCGAAGAGGCGAGCTTCGCCCCCGCCGGTAGCAAGAGCCGGCTGCGGGCCACCGTCGATCTGGTCGAGGCCCTCGGCACCCAGACGCTGGTCCACTTCGGCGTCGACGCGCCGCGCGTGCAAACAGAGGAGATCAAGGAGCTCGCGGTGGACACCGGCGCGGTCGAGGCCGGTCGCTTCGAAGGCGACGGAGCCACAGGCCGCGCGGAGTTCGTGGCCGAGGTCGATCCCAAGGCGGACGTCGCGCGCGGCAAAGAGGTGGAGTTGGCGGTGGACACCGCGCAGCTGCACTTCTTCGACCCGGCTACCGGGTCGGGGATCTACGGAAGTTAG
- a CDS encoding sterol desaturase family protein yields the protein MDAVGDRIQRDLAPGPTTLAQEWRFFRSQKTPKVVAPLLALALALRIALGEWSWWDLVVVVGFIAAEPFIEWMIHVFILHWKPKELFGRKLDPLVARKHRAHHRDPRRTDWIFIPFPVLVQLIAIAVLLYLLLMPTLRLGLTATATGLSILFTYEWTHYLIHSRYQPRSRVYRFIWRAHRLHHFKNEKYWFGVTMHAGDFVLGTFPDKDEVETSPTCKTLGVAEHV from the coding sequence ATGGACGCAGTGGGTGACAGGATCCAGCGTGACCTCGCGCCCGGTCCTACGACGTTGGCGCAGGAGTGGCGGTTCTTCAGATCACAGAAGACGCCGAAGGTGGTCGCACCCCTGCTGGCGCTCGCCCTGGCGCTTCGCATAGCGCTCGGCGAGTGGAGTTGGTGGGACCTCGTGGTGGTCGTCGGGTTCATCGCCGCGGAGCCCTTCATCGAGTGGATGATCCACGTGTTCATCCTCCACTGGAAGCCGAAGGAGTTGTTCGGCCGCAAGCTCGATCCTTTGGTGGCGCGCAAGCATCGTGCACATCACAGGGATCCACGGCGGACGGACTGGATCTTCATCCCGTTCCCGGTACTGGTGCAGTTGATCGCGATCGCCGTTCTCCTCTACTTGCTTCTCATGCCGACGCTGAGGCTCGGGCTGACCGCGACCGCGACCGGGCTCTCGATACTTTTCACCTACGAGTGGACGCATTACCTGATCCACTCCCGCTACCAGCCGCGCTCCCGGGTCTACCGCTTCATCTGGCGGGCGCACCGTCTGCACCACTTCAAGAATGAGAAGTACTGGTTCGGCGTCACGATGCACGCTGGTGACTTCGTCCTCGGGACGTTCCCCGACAAGGACGAGGTCGAGACCTCTCCTACCTGCAAGACCCTCGGGGTTGCCGAACACGTCTGA
- a CDS encoding TraR/DksA C4-type zinc finger protein, protein MNDSDFNAVARQRLELERDRLTRLRQGIAEETGSDESERTELQELTQIDQHPADVATELFEREKDLSISDRFEAELADIEVALGRIEDGTYESCEVCRQPIGRDRLEAIPHARLCVEHQAEAERTTA, encoded by the coding sequence GTGAACGACTCGGACTTCAATGCAGTGGCTCGACAACGTCTAGAGCTAGAGAGGGATCGGCTCACGCGCCTGCGCCAAGGGATCGCCGAAGAGACCGGAAGCGATGAGTCGGAGCGCACGGAGCTACAAGAGCTGACGCAGATCGATCAACACCCCGCCGACGTCGCGACCGAGCTGTTCGAACGCGAGAAGGACCTATCGATCTCCGACCGGTTCGAGGCCGAGCTCGCCGACATCGAGGTCGCTCTCGGGCGCATCGAGGACGGGACCTACGAAAGCTGCGAGGTGTGCCGCCAGCCGATCGGCCGCGACCGGCTCGAGGCGATACCTCACGCTCGCCTTTGTGTGGAGCATCAAGCAGAAGCAGAGCGCACCACGGCCTAG
- a CDS encoding SRPBCC family protein, translating to MTSAFDVSYSGSHHFDASAVELWRALGQVGSFETWWPWMRNVQLEGEALSPGSTISFGIDPPVPFKMTVRVTVTDSRAAEWIEGDVSGDLSGRARLELHDEPPGALCVVTWDVEIANRGIRRVIHVARPILIWAQHWAVEIALHGFREHLRRSSRG from the coding sequence GTGACATCCGCGTTCGACGTCTCTTATTCGGGCTCGCACCACTTCGATGCGTCTGCGGTAGAGCTATGGCGGGCGCTGGGACAGGTAGGCAGCTTTGAGACCTGGTGGCCCTGGATGCGCAACGTCCAGCTAGAGGGCGAGGCGCTCTCGCCTGGCTCCACGATCTCCTTCGGCATCGACCCGCCCGTCCCGTTCAAGATGACGGTGCGCGTTACCGTCACCGACTCGCGAGCGGCGGAATGGATCGAAGGTGACGTCTCCGGCGACCTCAGTGGGAGGGCGCGACTCGAGCTCCACGACGAGCCCCCGGGCGCACTGTGTGTCGTGACGTGGGATGTCGAGATCGCCAACCGCGGCATCCGCCGCGTCATCCATGTCGCCCGGCCGATCTTGATCTGGGCGCAGCACTGGGCCGTCGAGATCGCTCTCCACGGCTTCAGGGAGCACCTGCGGCGTAGTAGCCGTGGTTGA
- a CDS encoding phospholipase, producing MFGRDVIGIMLRVAGVAAAGAAFAGCADDAARSPLPLFDRDPAAPAEEGRLTARPLADPRGEPHVGLHPLGLTDQRDALLYVPASYRRGTPAPMVVMLHGAGGCAERGLRPFIPHAESEGLILLATSSRDRTWDVIVGDFGPDVAFLDRALKEVFERYSIDEDRLAVEGFSDGASYALTLGVTNGDLFSHVIAFSPGFMAPGESRGKPPIFISHGVEDRVLPIDVTSRKLVPELERRGYDVNYIEFQGGHAPAPDIVRDALGWFLGTGVGAADRSKTTGDDPC from the coding sequence ATGTTTGGCCGAGACGTCATAGGGATCATGTTGAGGGTCGCCGGGGTCGCCGCGGCAGGGGCCGCGTTTGCCGGGTGTGCCGATGACGCGGCCCGGAGCCCGCTACCGCTGTTCGATCGCGACCCGGCCGCGCCCGCGGAGGAGGGGCGGCTCACGGCACGACCGCTCGCGGATCCACGCGGGGAGCCCCACGTAGGACTGCACCCACTCGGCTTGACCGATCAGCGAGACGCTCTCTTGTACGTCCCCGCGAGCTACCGGCGGGGAACGCCGGCGCCGATGGTCGTCATGCTCCATGGCGCCGGCGGGTGCGCCGAGCGAGGGCTCAGGCCATTCATCCCGCACGCGGAGAGCGAAGGGCTCATCCTCTTGGCCACGTCTTCAAGGGACCGGACATGGGACGTGATCGTCGGCGACTTCGGGCCCGACGTCGCTTTTTTGGATCGAGCCCTGAAGGAGGTTTTCGAGCGGTACTCGATCGATGAGGACCGCCTCGCCGTCGAAGGGTTCTCCGATGGCGCCTCGTACGCCCTCACGTTGGGGGTGACGAACGGGGATCTGTTCAGCCATGTCATCGCCTTCTCCCCGGGTTTCATGGCGCCCGGAGAGAGCCGCGGGAAGCCGCCGATCTTCATCTCGCATGGGGTCGAAGATAGGGTGCTCCCGATCGACGTCACAAGCCGGAAGCTGGTTCCCGAGCTCGAGCGTAGGGGCTACGACGTGAACTACATCGAGTTCCAGGGTGGGCACGCGCCCGCTCCCGACATCGTTCGAGACGCGCTGGGATGGTTCTTGGGCACCGGCGTCGGTGCCGCCGACCGCTCTAAGACCACGGGTGACGACCCCTGCTGA
- a CDS encoding GlsB/YeaQ/YmgE family stress response membrane protein, protein MLGFLISLFLIGVLAGYLARLFVAGPDPMSFGQTVWLGVAGSFIGGTIGSLLIAKTFAIAPASLGLALPGAVVALLIYRKRKYGEIMPPRHGRTF, encoded by the coding sequence GTGCTCGGTTTTCTGATCTCCCTGTTCCTGATCGGCGTCCTCGCCGGATACCTCGCGCGCCTCTTCGTCGCGGGGCCCGACCCCATGAGCTTCGGGCAGACCGTGTGGTTGGGCGTCGCCGGCTCGTTCATAGGCGGGACGATCGGAAGCCTCTTGATCGCGAAGACGTTCGCCATCGCCCCCGCCAGCCTCGGCCTCGCGCTTCCCGGGGCCGTGGTTGCCCTGTTGATCTATCGCAAGCGCAAGTATGGCGAGATCATGCCGCCGCGGCACGGGAGAACGTTCTAG
- the malQ gene encoding 4-alpha-glucanotransferase: MDATQLAARWGIQTRYENYNKEVKTVPQRTVRALLDVMDANEVGPPPAGAQVTTLAGGADLTNVVALRTEDGGEEAVAGELPDDLPLGYHRLVRDDGSEQSLIVTPSACYLPPHLRVWGWAVQLYSVLSETSWGIGDLHDLRRFCGWASERGAGAIMLNPLHAPLPIPAQQPSPYFPSSRCFRNPLYLALQDLEGAAGSALVDELAAVGRSLNGETTIDRDRVYELKMRALEELWQSGSRDTFEAWAEEQGDALTNYATYASLAEAHGGGPGYGWDEPLARGEAEAVKAWQAEHADRIAFHAWIQWLLDRQLRDASAAVGIVNDLAIGVDPDGADAWLWRESFVRGVTVGAPPDEFNLAGQNWGLPPLDPWKLRAGGYEPFIQTIRSAMRHSAGIRIDHVMGLFRLFWIPDGADAAAGAYVRYPHEDLLSIVALESHRAQAYVVGEDLGTVEDLVRDEMEQRKILSYRLLWFEEDLPEEYPELSLAAVTNHDLQTVAGLWSRSDIEAQRKVGLEVNVEGTEAQREQLRKWLDLDDEAPVADVVAGAYGLLGRAASAVVLATLEDALEVEERPNMPGTTNERPNWSLPLPLPLEAIERDERVGRVADLLAQGRKQSK; this comes from the coding sequence GTGGACGCGACGCAACTAGCGGCGCGCTGGGGGATCCAGACGCGCTATGAGAACTACAACAAAGAAGTAAAGACGGTGCCTCAGCGCACCGTGCGCGCTCTTCTCGACGTGATGGACGCGAACGAGGTCGGTCCCCCGCCCGCTGGCGCGCAGGTCACGACCCTTGCGGGCGGTGCCGACCTGACGAACGTCGTCGCGCTGCGCACGGAGGACGGCGGCGAAGAAGCCGTCGCCGGTGAGCTCCCAGACGACCTTCCGCTCGGCTACCACCGGCTCGTCCGCGACGACGGCAGCGAACAGTCGCTGATCGTGACTCCCTCCGCGTGTTACCTCCCGCCACATCTGCGCGTGTGGGGTTGGGCCGTGCAGCTCTATTCGGTGCTATCGGAGACGAGTTGGGGGATCGGCGACCTGCACGACCTGCGCCGCTTCTGCGGCTGGGCGAGCGAGCGCGGCGCCGGAGCCATCATGTTGAACCCGCTGCACGCACCGCTGCCGATCCCGGCGCAGCAGCCAAGCCCCTACTTCCCGAGCAGCCGCTGTTTCCGGAACCCGCTCTACCTGGCGCTCCAAGACCTCGAAGGCGCGGCCGGGTCCGCGCTCGTGGACGAGCTCGCCGCCGTAGGTCGTTCGTTGAACGGCGAGACGACGATCGATCGGGACCGCGTGTACGAGCTGAAGATGCGGGCGCTGGAAGAGCTGTGGCAATCGGGGTCGAGGGACACCTTCGAGGCGTGGGCCGAGGAGCAAGGAGACGCCCTCACCAACTACGCCACCTATGCGTCATTAGCCGAGGCTCACGGCGGCGGGCCCGGCTACGGGTGGGACGAGCCTCTCGCCCGCGGCGAGGCGGAGGCGGTGAAGGCGTGGCAGGCCGAGCATGCCGACCGCATCGCCTTCCATGCCTGGATCCAGTGGCTCCTAGATCGGCAACTTCGCGACGCATCGGCCGCGGTCGGGATCGTCAACGACCTTGCGATCGGGGTTGACCCAGACGGTGCCGATGCGTGGCTGTGGCGGGAATCGTTCGTCCGCGGCGTGACGGTGGGCGCGCCGCCCGACGAGTTCAACCTCGCGGGTCAGAACTGGGGACTGCCTCCGCTCGACCCGTGGAAGCTGCGGGCGGGCGGTTACGAGCCCTTCATCCAAACGATCCGGTCGGCTATGCGCCACAGCGCGGGCATCCGCATCGACCACGTGATGGGGCTGTTCCGTCTCTTCTGGATACCTGACGGTGCAGACGCCGCGGCGGGCGCATACGTGAGGTATCCGCACGAAGATCTGCTCAGCATCGTGGCCCTAGAGAGTCACCGCGCGCAGGCGTACGTCGTCGGCGAGGACCTCGGGACGGTCGAGGACCTCGTGCGGGACGAGATGGAGCAACGCAAGATCCTGTCGTATCGCCTGCTGTGGTTCGAAGAAGATCTTCCGGAGGAGTACCCGGAGCTGTCGCTGGCGGCAGTGACGAACCACGACCTTCAGACGGTTGCAGGACTGTGGTCGAGGAGCGACATCGAGGCGCAGCGGAAGGTCGGCCTCGAGGTCAACGTCGAGGGGACCGAGGCGCAGCGGGAGCAACTGCGGAAGTGGCTAGACCTTGACGACGAGGCCCCGGTGGCGGACGTGGTGGCGGGGGCGTACGGGTTGCTGGGCCGCGCAGCGTCTGCCGTCGTCCTGGCGACGCTAGAGGATGCGCTCGAGGTCGAAGAGCGACCGAACATGCCGGGTACCACGAACGAACGTCCGAACTGGTCGCTGCCGCTCCCGCTCCCGCTCGAGGCGATCGAACGAGACGAACGGGTGGGGCGCGTAGCAGATCTCCTCGCTCAGGGGCGAAAGCAGTCAAAGTGA
- a CDS encoding RecQ family ATP-dependent DNA helicase, producing MNKATAALHEVARERFGYESLLPGQEQAMTAILNGKDTLVIMPTGSGKSAIYQIPALLLDGPTVVVSPLIALQRDQVEALEDTGVADAAQANSTLTQTERSTTFDRLESGKLEFLFLAPEQFGNEETMQRVRDANPSLFVVDEAHCISAWGHDFRPDYLNLGALARDLGRPPILALTATASPLVRDEIMARLALHDPVVVVRGFDRPNIRLAVRRFADENAKRRSLLESVKEAKKPGIVYVSTRRRAEDLAGELWQQGVGAVYYHGGMSRSERDEAQAAFMDEAFEVVVATTAFGMGIDKPDVRFVFHYDIPDSVDSLYQEVGRAGRDGGPAETILFYRSEDLGIRRFFAGGGGSDEEAEQRKMLEQSRLDMMRAYAETVDCRRQFLLNYFGEAFQDPCDGCDNCEAGTGIADPPTLPFELNARVRHESWGEGMVMRYEGDKLVVLFDDLGYKTLSVDMVTERGLLDPL from the coding sequence GTGAACAAGGCGACGGCCGCTCTGCACGAGGTGGCGCGCGAGCGCTTCGGGTACGAGTCTTTGCTGCCGGGCCAGGAACAGGCGATGACCGCAATCCTGAACGGCAAGGACACCCTCGTAATCATGCCGACCGGCTCCGGGAAGTCTGCGATCTACCAGATCCCGGCCCTCTTGCTCGACGGCCCGACCGTGGTGGTCTCGCCTCTGATCGCGCTGCAGCGGGACCAGGTCGAGGCACTCGAGGACACGGGCGTGGCCGATGCGGCGCAGGCGAACTCCACGCTGACTCAGACAGAACGTTCCACTACCTTCGACCGCCTCGAATCCGGAAAGCTCGAGTTCCTGTTCCTCGCGCCGGAGCAGTTCGGCAATGAAGAAACGATGCAGCGCGTGCGCGACGCAAACCCGTCGCTGTTCGTCGTGGACGAAGCGCACTGCATCAGCGCGTGGGGCCACGACTTCCGCCCGGACTACTTGAACCTTGGAGCCCTCGCGCGCGACCTCGGCCGTCCGCCGATCCTGGCTCTGACCGCGACGGCATCTCCCCTCGTGAGGGATGAGATCATGGCGCGGCTCGCGCTGCACGATCCCGTGGTCGTGGTCCGCGGCTTCGACCGCCCCAACATCCGTCTCGCGGTCCGCCGGTTCGCGGACGAGAACGCTAAGCGCAGGTCGCTCCTCGAGTCCGTCAAGGAGGCGAAGAAGCCGGGCATCGTCTACGTCTCGACGCGTCGACGCGCGGAGGACCTGGCCGGCGAGCTGTGGCAGCAAGGCGTCGGCGCGGTCTACTACCACGGAGGTATGAGCCGATCCGAGCGCGACGAAGCCCAAGCGGCGTTCATGGACGAGGCGTTCGAGGTCGTCGTTGCGACCACCGCGTTCGGGATGGGTATCGACAAGCCCGACGTCCGCTTCGTCTTCCACTACGACATCCCGGACTCCGTGGACTCGCTGTATCAAGAGGTCGGAAGAGCAGGGCGAGACGGCGGACCCGCCGAGACGATCCTCTTCTACAGGTCTGAGGATCTCGGGATCAGACGCTTCTTCGCCGGCGGCGGCGGCTCGGATGAGGAGGCGGAGCAGAGAAAGATGCTGGAGCAGTCGCGCCTCGACATGATGCGCGCGTATGCGGAGACAGTGGACTGCAGACGGCAGTTCCTGCTCAACTACTTCGGCGAAGCCTTCCAGGACCCGTGCGATGGCTGCGATAACTGCGAGGCGGGAACGGGTATCGCGGACCCCCCGACGCTGCCGTTCGAGCTGAACGCGAGGGTGCGTCACGAGTCGTGGGGCGAGGGCATGGTGATGCGGTACGAGGGCGACAAGCTGGTCGTCCTCTTCGACGACCTCGGCTACAAGACGCTGTCGGTAGACATGGTTACTGAGCGCGGCCTGCTCGACCCGCTCTAG
- the msrA gene encoding peptide-methionine (S)-S-oxide reductase MsrA produces MEKATFGAGCFWGVEAAYRQIQGVLSTAVGYAGGTAVNPTYKQVCTGRTGHAEVVEVTFDPSRVGYDQLLEVFWENHDPTTLNRQGPDIGTQYRSAIFFHTPEQEAAARASLEKAQANLSRPIVTQIEPASDFYIAEDYHQQYLEKRGLSTCRI; encoded by the coding sequence ATGGAGAAGGCAACTTTCGGAGCGGGTTGTTTCTGGGGCGTCGAGGCGGCCTACCGGCAGATACAGGGCGTGCTATCCACCGCGGTCGGTTACGCCGGCGGCACCGCCGTCAACCCGACCTACAAGCAGGTCTGCACCGGCCGCACCGGCCACGCCGAGGTGGTCGAGGTGACGTTCGACCCCTCTCGGGTCGGCTACGACCAGCTGCTGGAGGTGTTCTGGGAGAACCACGACCCCACGACGCTCAACCGGCAGGGCCCGGACATCGGCACGCAGTACCGCTCGGCGATCTTCTTCCACACTCCTGAGCAGGAGGCCGCCGCGCGGGCGTCACTCGAGAAGGCGCAGGCGAACCTCTCGCGCCCGATCGTGACGCAGATCGAGCCGGCGTCGGACTTCTACATCGCCGAGGACTATCACCAGCAGTACCTGGAGAAGCGGGGCCTCTCCACCTGCCGGATCTAA
- a CDS encoding PaaI family thioesterase: protein MAFRETLGIEIDERGDGRARLTMRAEKQHLNDGGILHGGAIATLADCAMGSALASTLGDEQPVTVEAKVNYLEPGHEGVVVATAEVRRKGKRFTVLEAEVVQEETGDHIAYATATFTTIS from the coding sequence GTGGCGTTCCGCGAGACGCTCGGGATTGAGATCGATGAACGAGGTGACGGGCGCGCTCGCCTCACCATGCGGGCGGAGAAGCAACACCTGAACGACGGCGGGATCCTGCACGGCGGTGCGATAGCGACCCTTGCCGACTGCGCGATGGGATCGGCGCTCGCGTCAACCCTCGGCGACGAGCAACCGGTGACGGTCGAGGCGAAGGTGAATTACCTAGAGCCGGGCCACGAGGGTGTCGTAGTCGCCACCGCGGAAGTCCGCCGCAAGGGCAAGCGGTTCACCGTGCTGGAGGCCGAGGTGGTCCAGGAGGAGACCGGCGACCACATCGCCTACGCGACCGCCACCTTCACGACGATCTCTTGA
- a CDS encoding DUF3072 domain-containing protein, whose protein sequence is MTDASNASNVQKDPEEWVTGDEQMTGAQASYLNTLATEAGEQVDENLTKAEASQRIDELQKKTGRGTSGGDS, encoded by the coding sequence ATGACCGATGCGTCCAACGCGAGCAACGTTCAGAAGGACCCCGAGGAGTGGGTGACGGGCGACGAGCAGATGACGGGCGCGCAGGCGTCGTATCTCAACACCCTTGCGACCGAGGCGGGCGAGCAGGTCGACGAGAACCTCACGAAGGCCGAGGCGTCGCAGCGGATCGACGAGCTCCAGAAGAAGACAGGCCGCGGCACGTCCGGCGGCGACTCTTAG
- a CDS encoding sulfite exporter TauE/SafE family protein, translated as MIDVAYLWLIPVGLIVGGLSAIFGIGGGLLMVPVMVLGYGIDQHAAQGTALAVIVPTALVGAIAHHRRGFVDLRLAAAMALGGTLSVYLGADLALRIEPDLLQRIFGGVVIAVGVRLVLQGRERRQSAAK; from the coding sequence GTGATCGACGTCGCCTATCTGTGGCTGATCCCGGTTGGTCTCATCGTCGGCGGCCTGTCTGCGATCTTCGGGATCGGGGGCGGCCTGCTCATGGTTCCCGTCATGGTGCTCGGCTACGGCATCGATCAGCACGCGGCGCAGGGGACCGCTCTCGCAGTCATCGTGCCGACGGCGCTCGTCGGGGCGATAGCTCATCACCGGCGCGGGTTCGTGGACCTTCGGCTTGCCGCGGCGATGGCCCTCGGAGGAACTTTGTCGGTCTACCTAGGCGCCGATCTGGCGCTGCGGATCGAGCCGGACCTGCTCCAGAGGATCTTCGGCGGCGTGGTGATCGCGGTCGGTGTTCGCCTGGTACTTCAGGGGCGGGAACGGCGGCAGTCCGCGGCCAAATAG
- a CDS encoding sulfite exporter TauE/SafE family protein, translating to MKRLAVALVIGVLAGYASGLVGVGGGIVMVPLLLAVLHVSQHEAHATSLAAIVVIAAFGAAVFASAGEVEMDAALALTIGAVAGAPLGARIMAESDEGPLRIAFGVIMIATGIVMVVT from the coding sequence ATGAAGAGGCTCGCAGTGGCGCTCGTGATCGGGGTGTTGGCGGGCTACGCGAGTGGCTTGGTCGGCGTCGGCGGTGGCATCGTCATGGTGCCGCTTCTGCTCGCGGTGCTTCACGTTTCGCAGCATGAAGCTCACGCGACTTCGCTCGCGGCCATCGTCGTCATCGCGGCCTTCGGTGCGGCCGTCTTCGCCAGCGCGGGCGAGGTCGAGATGGATGCGGCCCTCGCTCTGACCATCGGCGCGGTCGCGGGAGCGCCGCTGGGCGCGCGCATCATGGCCGAATCCGATGAAGGACCGTTGAGGATCGCCTTCGGCGTGATCATGATCGCTACCGGGATCGTGATGGTGGTGACGTGA
- a CDS encoding HNH endonuclease — protein sequence MARDRVYDVDEEAFRAAVAANLSLRGTIRSLGLHDHTNTYKRIRQRIDELQLDTSHFGRSRVMCGYSDEQLRSAVAASRSIRQTLLALGLRGEGGNYRIVRREIARLGVSTAHFTSRGWRRGNTTPVTPARDLSQVLVRGSCASTTSVRKRLLREGLKEYRCELCGLTEWRGAPIPLELDHVNGVNDDHRLENLRLLCPNCHSQTDTYRGRNRRRCEASRVTQLSIL from the coding sequence ATGGCACGTGATCGCGTGTACGACGTCGATGAGGAAGCGTTCCGCGCCGCGGTCGCTGCGAACCTCTCGCTGCGCGGCACCATCCGGTCGCTTGGATTGCACGACCACACGAATACCTACAAGCGGATCCGGCAAAGGATCGATGAGCTTCAGTTAGATACCTCACACTTCGGCCGCAGCCGCGTGATGTGCGGTTATAGCGACGAGCAGTTGAGAAGCGCCGTCGCCGCCTCCCGGTCGATCAGACAAACGCTGCTCGCGCTAGGCCTCAGGGGAGAGGGCGGCAACTACAGGATCGTCCGACGGGAGATAGCAAGACTCGGCGTGAGCACCGCGCACTTCACGAGCAGGGGCTGGCGCAGGGGCAACACGACACCCGTCACCCCGGCTCGGGACCTGTCGCAGGTGCTGGTACGAGGATCGTGCGCATCCACGACATCCGTCCGGAAGCGGTTGTTGCGGGAGGGGCTCAAGGAATACCGGTGCGAGCTGTGCGGCCTCACCGAATGGCGCGGCGCGCCGATCCCTCTAGAGCTCGACCACGTGAATGGCGTGAACGACGACCACAGGCTGGAGAACCTCAGGTTGCTCTGCCCGAACTGTCACTCGCAGACCGACACCTATCGCGGCCGCAACCGCCGACGTTGTGAGGCGTCTCGTGTGACTCAACTCAGTATCTTGTAG
- a CDS encoding SCO1664 family protein, whose amino-acid sequence MSDDFLDLLAGGDVEVLGLLPYSSNYTFLARVTRGDEQVHAVYKPKRGERPLWDFPHGTLAAREVAAYLVARAAGWPIVPPTVLRDDAPMGEGSLQLFIGHDPDRHYFVLMEERADELRTFAAFDAVINNADRKGGHVIEDRDARLWAVDHGVSFHVEPKLRTVIWSYAEEPLGDDLRERLEVLGAALSEPGELQDELSQLLSPEEVEATLERVAGLLVEDRFPAPPADRPLPWPLI is encoded by the coding sequence TTGAGCGACGACTTCCTCGACCTCTTGGCGGGCGGGGATGTAGAGGTTCTCGGGCTCCTGCCCTACTCGTCCAACTACACGTTCCTCGCGAGGGTGACGCGCGGCGACGAGCAGGTGCACGCGGTCTACAAGCCGAAGCGCGGTGAGCGGCCGCTGTGGGATTTCCCGCACGGGACGCTGGCCGCCCGCGAGGTTGCCGCGTACCTCGTTGCGCGCGCGGCGGGGTGGCCCATCGTGCCGCCCACCGTGCTGCGCGACGACGCGCCTATGGGCGAGGGATCGCTGCAGCTCTTCATCGGGCACGACCCGGACCGCCACTACTTCGTCCTGATGGAGGAGCGAGCGGACGAGCTACGGACGTTCGCGGCTTTCGACGCGGTGATCAACAACGCGGATCGCAAGGGCGGCCACGTCATCGAGGATCGCGACGCGAGGCTGTGGGCGGTCGACCACGGTGTGAGCTTCCACGTCGAGCCGAAGTTGCGCACGGTGATCTGGAGCTACGCCGAGGAGCCGTTGGGCGACGACCTGCGTGAGCGGCTCGAGGTTCTGGGGGCCGCGCTATCGGAACCGGGGGAGCTGCAGGACGAGCTGTCGCAGCTGTTGTCGCCGGAGGAGGTGGAGGCAACGCTGGAGCGAGTGGCGGGCCTACTGGTAGAGGACCGTTTCCCAGCACCGCCAGCCGACCGGCCCCTACCGTGGCCGCTCATCTGA